The Pseudomonas sp. R4-35-07 genome contains a region encoding:
- a CDS encoding PqiB family protein, producing MSDLPKAKTRPASNWSAIWVLPLIALIIGGWLGWRAYSQQGIEIQVRFESGEGIQVNKTEVVYKGMTVGKVKALALDDEGSNRGVIATIEMNKDVEQYLKTNTRFWLVKPSVSLAGITGLETLVSGNYIAASPGDGEPTRKFKALSEEPPLSDAKPGLHLTLKADRLGSLNRGSPVFYKQIQVGQVKSYLLSEDQSTVEIKVYIEPTYANLVRKHTRFWNASGISIDANLSGVKVRSESLSSIVAGGIAFATPENRKDSPPTDPSLPFRLYEDFDAAAAGIKVKVKLTDFEGLQAGRTPVMYKGIQVGSLKTLKIDPDLTSASAELTLDPLAEDYLVQDTQFWVVKPSISLAGITGLEALVKGNYIAIRPGDKGTPPQREYVARAKAPPLDLRSPGLHMVLLTDNLGSLDVGSPILYKQVKVGSVQSYQFSRKKKQLVIGVHIEKEYESLVNGSTRFWNASGVTLTGGLTGGIQVKSESLASLMAGGIAFETPEPNVPLKRRIPRFRLFADRDAANQHGTLVTIKVDRADGLSPGTPVRFKGLEVGKLESVDLSADMQSVLLKARITQVADRIARVGSQFWVVKPELGLMKTANLETLVTGQYIEVQPAAKNAGPQKSFVALAQPPEAARQEAGLSLTLSAARRGSLKEGVPVTYREVTVGKVTGYELGQTADRVLVHILIEPKYAPLVRSGSRFWNTSGFGLDFGLFKGATVRTESLETLVAGGIAFATPEGERMGNPVRPQQTFALFDKFEDEWLTWAPKIPLGK from the coding sequence ATGAGTGATTTGCCTAAAGCTAAAACCCGCCCCGCGTCCAACTGGTCGGCCATCTGGGTGTTGCCCCTGATCGCCCTGATCATCGGTGGCTGGCTGGGGTGGCGTGCCTACTCCCAGCAAGGTATCGAGATCCAGGTCCGCTTTGAAAGCGGCGAAGGCATTCAAGTCAACAAGACCGAAGTGGTCTACAAAGGCATGACGGTGGGCAAGGTCAAGGCCTTGGCGCTGGATGACGAAGGCAGCAATCGCGGGGTGATTGCCACCATCGAGATGAACAAGGACGTCGAACAATACCTCAAGACCAACACCCGCTTCTGGCTGGTCAAGCCCAGCGTCAGCCTCGCCGGCATCACTGGCCTGGAAACCCTGGTTTCGGGCAACTACATCGCCGCAAGCCCGGGGGATGGTGAGCCCACCCGCAAATTCAAGGCGCTTTCCGAGGAGCCGCCGTTATCCGACGCCAAGCCCGGCCTGCACCTGACCCTCAAGGCTGATCGCCTGGGTTCGCTGAACCGTGGCAGCCCGGTGTTCTACAAGCAGATCCAGGTGGGGCAGGTCAAAAGTTACTTGTTGTCTGAAGACCAGAGCACCGTCGAGATCAAGGTTTATATCGAACCGACCTACGCCAACCTGGTGCGCAAACACACGCGTTTCTGGAACGCCAGCGGCATCAGCATCGACGCCAATCTGTCCGGCGTGAAAGTGCGCAGTGAATCCCTCTCCAGTATCGTCGCCGGTGGTATTGCCTTCGCCACACCGGAAAACCGCAAAGACAGCCCGCCAACCGACCCGAGCCTGCCTTTTCGCTTGTACGAGGATTTCGACGCCGCCGCCGCGGGCATCAAGGTCAAGGTCAAGCTCACCGATTTCGAAGGCCTGCAGGCTGGACGCACTCCCGTGATGTACAAAGGTATCCAGGTCGGCAGCCTGAAAACCCTGAAGATCGACCCGGACCTGACCAGCGCCAGCGCTGAATTGACCCTCGACCCATTGGCCGAAGACTACCTGGTTCAGGACACGCAATTCTGGGTGGTCAAGCCATCCATCTCCCTGGCCGGCATTACCGGGCTGGAGGCCCTGGTCAAAGGGAACTACATCGCCATCCGCCCCGGCGACAAAGGCACCCCGCCACAACGTGAATACGTAGCGCGCGCCAAGGCGCCACCGTTGGATCTGCGCTCCCCAGGCCTGCACATGGTGTTGCTCACCGACAACCTCGGCTCGCTGGATGTCGGCAGCCCGATTCTGTACAAGCAGGTCAAGGTCGGTTCGGTACAGAGCTACCAGTTTTCACGCAAGAAAAAGCAATTGGTGATCGGCGTTCATATCGAGAAAGAGTATGAAAGCCTGGTCAACGGTTCGACACGTTTCTGGAATGCCAGCGGTGTCACCCTCACTGGTGGGCTTACCGGCGGTATCCAGGTAAAAAGTGAATCCCTGGCCAGTTTGATGGCCGGCGGTATCGCCTTCGAAACGCCGGAACCGAATGTGCCGCTGAAACGACGCATCCCCCGTTTCCGCTTGTTTGCTGATCGGGACGCTGCCAATCAGCATGGCACCCTGGTCACCATCAAGGTCGATCGCGCCGACGGCTTGAGCCCAGGCACGCCGGTGCGCTTCAAAGGCCTGGAAGTGGGCAAGCTCGAGAGCGTGGACCTGAGTGCCGACATGCAATCGGTGCTGCTCAAGGCGCGTATCACCCAGGTTGCGGACCGCATTGCGCGGGTTGGCAGCCAGTTCTGGGTGGTCAAGCCTGAATTGGGCTTGATGAAGACGGCAAATCTGGAAACCCTGGTCACCGGTCAATACATCGAAGTGCAACCGGCCGCGAAAAACGCCGGCCCGCAAAAGAGCTTTGTCGCCCTTGCCCAACCGCCTGAAGCCGCCCGCCAGGAGGCCGGCCTGAGCCTGACACTCAGCGCCGCACGCCGTGGTTCGCTCAAGGAAGGCGTGCCCGTCACCTACCGTGAAGTCACCGTGGGCAAAGTTACCGGCTATGAGTTGGGACAGACCGCCGACCGTGTCTTGGTGCACATCCTGATCGAGCCCAAATACGCGCCGTTGGTACGCAGTGGCAGTCGCTTCTGGAACACCAGCGGCTTCGGGCTCGACTTCGGCTTGTTCAAGGGCGCGACGGTGCGTACCGAGTCCCTGGAGACGTTGGTTGCCGGCGGTATCGCCTTTGCCACGCCTGAAGGCGAGCGCATGGGCAACCCGGTACGGCCGCAGCAGACCTTTGCACTGTTCGACAAGTTCGAGGATGAGTGGCTGACCTGGGCGCCGAAGATTCCACTCGGCAAATAG
- the mksB gene encoding Mks condensin complex protein MksB, which translates to MIEPKRVLRALAEHWALLEPLCEHFDQGTLSLGELRAQLAAQQLDSTPQDITSLLDVWIRLDILVPVAKSPNRFELNAQIHDFLAYLRKEHRLGLCLEIEAYLRHLERLAGYIQDAFDIRDGHDLARQLRLLDMRVRDVLKKLANDEQALAAVADRAKTSDRQIPLRQRYAEVLATWDEYVEPMIQLVNADGAFEQGVRKVENVLLRMLTEQQRLGHLVDDDMLLRTHARILEMQTSAQLTLRHARELLLPLREEARRHNAVTRGAALALSAIRRKGLDAVPQAAMPMFSRPQSTFLGSASQVEAYVYALANFEPKPARFPKAHKTHKGEAPRAPRTVKEMLERCEDALPMPDLMTWLLEQEPDGATDELLYWFSRLSREKRFKRERLERRDYHTHEHQVSLRSFALLPASSDAAEHSASIPNAS; encoded by the coding sequence ATGATCGAACCCAAGCGCGTCCTGCGCGCCCTCGCCGAACACTGGGCCTTACTTGAGCCACTGTGCGAACACTTCGACCAAGGCACCCTGAGCCTGGGCGAACTGCGCGCGCAACTGGCCGCCCAACAATTGGACAGCACGCCCCAGGACATCACCAGCTTGCTGGACGTGTGGATCCGCCTGGATATCCTGGTGCCGGTGGCCAAGAGCCCGAACCGGTTCGAGCTCAACGCGCAGATTCACGATTTCCTGGCGTATCTTCGCAAGGAGCACCGGCTTGGCCTGTGCCTGGAAATCGAAGCTTACCTGCGTCACCTCGAGCGCCTGGCCGGTTATATCCAGGACGCTTTTGACATCCGTGACGGCCACGACCTGGCCCGGCAATTGCGCCTGCTGGATATGCGCGTACGGGATGTGCTGAAAAAACTCGCCAACGACGAACAGGCCCTCGCGGCCGTGGCCGACCGCGCCAAGACCAGCGACCGGCAGATCCCGTTGCGCCAGCGTTACGCCGAGGTGTTGGCCACCTGGGACGAATACGTTGAACCGATGATCCAACTGGTGAACGCCGACGGCGCGTTCGAGCAAGGCGTGCGCAAGGTGGAAAACGTGCTGCTGCGCATGCTCACCGAGCAGCAGCGTCTCGGCCACCTGGTGGACGACGACATGCTGCTGCGCACCCACGCGCGCATCCTCGAGATGCAGACCAGCGCCCAGCTGACCCTGCGCCATGCGCGCGAGCTGTTGTTGCCGCTGCGCGAAGAAGCACGCCGGCACAACGCCGTGACCCGTGGCGCGGCGCTGGCCCTGTCGGCCATCCGCCGCAAAGGCCTGGACGCGGTGCCGCAGGCTGCCATGCCAATGTTCAGCCGGCCGCAAAGCACCTTCCTCGGCAGTGCCAGCCAGGTCGAGGCGTATGTGTATGCCCTGGCGAATTTCGAGCCGAAACCGGCGCGTTTCCCCAAGGCCCACAAAACCCACAAGGGCGAAGCCCCGCGCGCACCGCGAACGGTCAAGGAAATGCTCGAACGCTGCGAAGACGCGCTGCCGATGCCGGACCTGATGACCTGGCTGCTCGAGCAGGAACCGGACGGTGCCACCGACGAATTGTTGTACTGGTTCTCGCGGCTCTCGCGGGAAAAACGCTTCAAGCGCGAGCGCCTGGAACGCCGCGATTACCACACCCACGAGCACCAGGTCAGCCTGCGCTCCTTCGCCCTGCTCCCGGCCAGCTCTGACGCGGCCGAGCACTCTGCGAGCATCCCAAATGCATCTTGA
- a CDS encoding energy transducer TonB, protein MQVVNWLPRTELPFAAPSRPELLQAPEPYEAFAPSGEEAAAPVAVIKPVPETRPTLERTKIEVPRPSPVIKPVVAEEAAPVAKAPVVPPPRFALQLLRAGRCLLLVELPTGERFQSRDPAYLLLKDMLRAAGLPDSPQIVGDPVRWPLLVRGTMDQGPDAARDFVQSFVAARLEDEPCVCLWLIGLPAVRFAGEADAEAWYRELQVEGLGSVWALPGLELLMEEPQRKADIWQAMRRLMARWKTTDE, encoded by the coding sequence ATGCAGGTGGTCAACTGGCTGCCCCGCACCGAACTGCCGTTTGCCGCGCCGTCGCGGCCCGAGCTGTTGCAGGCGCCGGAGCCCTATGAGGCGTTCGCACCTTCAGGCGAGGAAGCCGCCGCGCCGGTGGCGGTCATCAAGCCTGTGCCCGAAACGCGGCCGACGCTGGAGCGCACGAAGATCGAGGTGCCGCGCCCGTCACCGGTGATCAAGCCGGTGGTTGCCGAGGAGGCGGCCCCGGTGGCCAAGGCCCCGGTCGTGCCGCCGCCACGCTTTGCCCTGCAACTGCTGCGCGCCGGGCGTTGCCTGCTGCTGGTGGAATTACCCACCGGCGAACGTTTCCAGTCGCGCGACCCGGCCTACCTGCTGCTCAAAGACATGCTGCGCGCCGCCGGCCTGCCCGACAGCCCGCAAATTGTCGGCGACCCGGTGCGCTGGCCACTGCTGGTGCGCGGCACCATGGACCAGGGCCCGGACGCTGCGCGGGATTTTGTACAGAGTTTTGTTGCGGCACGCCTGGAAGACGAGCCTTGCGTCTGCCTGTGGCTGATCGGCCTGCCCGCCGTGCGCTTTGCCGGTGAGGCGGATGCCGAAGCCTGGTACCGCGAACTGCAGGTTGAAGGCCTGGGTTCGGTATGGGCCCTGCCGGGCCTGGAATTATTAATGGAAGAGCCACAGCGTAAGGCTGATATCTGGCAAGCCATGCGCCGGC
- the mksE gene encoding Mks condensin complex protein MksE: MHLDLSELSQLAPIFRELFKGYHVSRRDPELYAQLSNFQDQYRTLFKALGFELVCDTRGFYYFVPDTAVAAAQVNKTAQRLALFTFIIVEHLADQGRDPVAVLDGGSLGRDELPSLLEKYRDLFIQAEVQTQEELEEKIMRRMTQLGFASEDNGIYRFLPPMHRFLDVCLSVQQDRDLAASVHSVLPLPAPVIIDEDSDEKLLKTDDPLDLSDFAEDSEEDALARAIAEEQETDA, encoded by the coding sequence ATGCATCTTGATCTATCCGAACTGTCCCAGCTGGCGCCGATCTTTCGCGAGCTGTTCAAGGGCTACCACGTCAGCCGCCGCGACCCGGAGCTGTACGCACAACTGTCGAATTTCCAGGACCAGTACCGCACGCTGTTCAAGGCCCTGGGCTTTGAGCTGGTGTGCGATACGCGGGGTTTCTACTACTTCGTGCCGGACACCGCCGTGGCTGCCGCGCAGGTGAACAAGACCGCCCAGCGCCTGGCGTTGTTCACCTTCATCATCGTCGAACACCTGGCCGACCAGGGCCGCGACCCGGTTGCCGTGCTCGATGGCGGCAGCCTGGGCCGCGATGAACTGCCGTCGTTGCTGGAGAAATACCGCGACCTGTTTATCCAGGCCGAAGTGCAGACCCAGGAAGAACTCGAAGAAAAAATCATGCGCCGTATGACTCAGCTGGGTTTTGCCAGCGAAGACAACGGCATCTATCGCTTCCTGCCGCCGATGCATCGTTTCCTTGATGTGTGCCTGTCGGTCCAGCAGGACCGCGACCTCGCCGCCAGTGTGCACAGCGTCTTGCCGTTGCCGGCGCCGGTGATCATCGACGAAGACAGCGATGAAAAACTGCTGAAGACCGATGACCCGCTGGACTTGAGTGACTTCGCCGAAGACAGCGAAGAAGACGCCCTCGCCCGCGCCATTGCCGAAGAACAGGAGACCGACGCATGA
- the mksF gene encoding Mks condensin complex protein MksF: MSKERYGIRRFALLNTAGYSLGLFPLEEPLSVYGANNLGKSASINALQFPILARMSDMSFGKYTLEQSRRFYFATDTSYILVEVSLPHGPHVIGVVGRGPGGGFGHQFFAYAGKLDLAHYQKNDTCLRQKELFTNLEREGLKAYELKPDELRRLLVGGHTSVPLDLTLIPLRSTSEQSLKTFRALFINLLHMREITAAKLKQLFLDAFEHSLRSGSVDYIAACEEAFRDVRRMEQDYNSLVAAGPLVEALANGVKQRDILRGKLHRLSPLLDSLLGTWSDYASARKEELTIQAEHYRNEQDALQNDQRGGTQELMRLEREISGIQRWLGELSVLKHRFALVDDVRVLEQQLLAAKDAHDELAGALAQSRQFSAEDLDERLRDLEKRLKSVKQQLDHADNNSYAKLREEFSQQDVERLMRLFNSALFSLPLGEHGITLDEQGQWVKSLEQILEGFKGERFEVPGLSIDLSHIEPPALQALADRAALRDQKERLEKELKQLKTQHAVASDRAASKTQTEALYQQVLDAQKALEDFRRTQTLSAEEGEKLENLAQMEAAQDELKRSSDAFTERVQQLSAKLQLVGRQIGDMEAKQRTLDDALRRRQLLPADLPFGTPFMDPVDDSMDNLLPLLNDYQDSWQGLLRADGQIEALYAQVRLKGVAKFDSEDDMERRLQLLINAYAHRTDEALTLGKARRAAVTDIARTLRNIRTDYDSLEHQLALFNREINKRQVSNLQSFRIVLAPNKEALKHIDQIIHSAGQYEEGETLSVFDLSQSAEQDNKNEEAKEYLARLVAANHNQLGLKDLFELAFEITKVNGQPVIHTDIDGAASNGTTMTIKALTNMYLLLHLMDRDQAGRVRLPYYLDEAADIDEKNQAALLETSLQLGFVPILASVKPQVSAQVAIDLEGGSGPNGIYIDEADWKYIRRHDAVKATLNMQADEPELDAV, from the coding sequence ATGAGTAAGGAACGCTACGGCATACGCCGTTTCGCCCTGTTGAATACCGCGGGCTACAGCCTGGGTTTGTTCCCGCTGGAAGAACCGTTGTCGGTGTATGGCGCGAACAACCTGGGTAAATCCGCGTCGATCAACGCCTTGCAGTTCCCGATCCTGGCGCGCATGTCGGACATGAGTTTCGGCAAGTACACCCTGGAGCAATCGCGGCGCTTCTACTTTGCCACCGACACCAGCTACATCCTCGTGGAAGTCTCGCTGCCCCACGGCCCGCATGTGATTGGCGTGGTCGGGCGCGGCCCGGGCGGTGGTTTCGGTCATCAGTTCTTCGCCTATGCCGGCAAGCTGGACCTGGCCCACTATCAGAAAAACGACACCTGCCTGCGCCAGAAAGAGCTGTTCACCAACCTTGAGCGCGAAGGCCTGAAGGCCTATGAGCTCAAGCCCGACGAACTGCGGCGCCTGTTGGTGGGCGGCCACACCTCGGTCCCGCTGGACCTGACGCTGATCCCACTGCGCTCCACCAGCGAACAGAGCCTGAAGACATTCCGTGCGTTGTTCATCAACCTGCTGCACATGCGCGAAATCACCGCCGCCAAGCTCAAGCAATTGTTCCTCGATGCGTTTGAACACAGCCTGCGCTCCGGCAGCGTCGATTACATCGCCGCGTGCGAAGAAGCCTTCCGCGATGTACGGCGCATGGAGCAGGACTACAACTCCTTGGTGGCCGCCGGGCCGTTGGTCGAAGCACTCGCCAATGGCGTGAAACAGCGCGACATTTTGCGCGGCAAATTGCATCGCCTGTCGCCGTTGCTCGATTCGCTGTTGGGCACCTGGTCGGATTACGCCAGTGCGCGCAAGGAAGAGCTGACGATCCAGGCCGAACACTATCGCAACGAGCAGGATGCGCTGCAGAACGACCAGCGTGGCGGCACCCAGGAGCTGATGCGCCTGGAGCGCGAGATCAGTGGCATCCAACGCTGGTTGGGCGAGTTGTCGGTGCTCAAGCATCGCTTCGCGCTGGTCGATGATGTGCGGGTGCTGGAGCAGCAATTGCTCGCGGCCAAGGACGCTCACGACGAATTGGCGGGTGCGCTGGCGCAGTCGCGTCAGTTCAGCGCCGAGGACCTGGACGAGCGTCTGCGCGACCTGGAAAAACGCTTGAAATCGGTCAAGCAGCAGCTTGATCACGCGGACAACAACAGCTACGCCAAGCTGCGCGAAGAATTCTCGCAACAGGATGTCGAGCGCTTGATGCGCCTGTTCAACAGCGCGTTGTTCAGCCTGCCCCTGGGTGAACATGGCATCACGCTGGATGAGCAAGGCCAGTGGGTCAAATCCCTGGAACAGATCCTCGAGGGTTTCAAGGGCGAGCGTTTCGAAGTGCCGGGGCTGTCCATCGACCTCTCGCACATCGAACCACCGGCTTTGCAGGCCCTGGCGGATCGCGCGGCGTTGCGCGACCAGAAAGAACGCCTGGAAAAAGAACTCAAGCAACTGAAAACCCAACATGCGGTCGCTTCCGACCGAGCGGCGAGCAAGACCCAGACCGAAGCGCTGTACCAGCAGGTATTGGACGCGCAGAAGGCGCTGGAAGATTTCCGCCGCACCCAGACCCTGAGCGCGGAGGAAGGCGAGAAGCTGGAAAATCTCGCGCAGATGGAAGCGGCCCAGGACGAACTGAAGCGCTCCAGCGATGCGTTCACCGAGCGCGTCCAGCAGCTGTCGGCCAAGCTGCAATTGGTCGGCCGCCAGATCGGCGATATGGAAGCCAAGCAGCGTACGCTGGACGACGCGTTGCGCCGGCGCCAGCTATTGCCGGCGGACCTGCCGTTCGGCACGCCGTTCATGGACCCGGTCGACGACTCCATGGACAACCTGCTGCCGCTGCTCAACGACTACCAGGACAGCTGGCAAGGCTTACTGCGCGCCGATGGCCAGATCGAAGCGTTGTATGCGCAGGTGCGCCTCAAGGGCGTAGCCAAGTTCGACAGCGAGGACGACATGGAGCGGCGTCTGCAACTGCTGATCAACGCCTATGCGCACCGTACCGATGAGGCGTTGACCCTGGGCAAGGCGCGCCGCGCGGCCGTCACCGATATTGCGCGAACCTTGCGCAATATCCGTACCGACTACGACAGCCTGGAACACCAACTGGCGTTGTTCAACCGCGAAATCAACAAGCGCCAGGTCTCCAACCTGCAGAGCTTTCGCATCGTGCTGGCGCCGAACAAGGAAGCCCTCAAGCATATCGACCAGATCATCCACAGCGCCGGTCAGTATGAAGAAGGCGAAACGTTGTCGGTGTTCGACCTCAGCCAGAGCGCCGAGCAGGACAACAAGAACGAAGAAGCCAAGGAATACCTGGCCCGCCTCGTGGCGGCCAACCATAACCAACTGGGCCTCAAGGACCTGTTCGAGCTGGCGTTCGAGATCACCAAGGTGAACGGCCAACCGGTGATTCATACCGACATCGACGGCGCCGCGTCCAACGGCACCACCATGACCATCAAGGCGCTGACCAACATGTACTTGTTGCTGCACCTGATGGACCGCGACCAGGCCGGTCGCGTGCGCTTGCCGTACTACCTCGACGAGGCGGCGGATATCGATGAGAAGAACCAGGCAGCGTTGCTGGAAACCAGCCTGCAGTTGGGCTTCGTGCCGATCCTGGCCAGCGTGAAGCCGCAGGTGTCTGCCCAGGTAGCGATCGACCTGGAAGGCGGCAGCGGGCCGAACGGGATCTACATTGATGAGGCCGACTGGAAATATATCCGTCGTCACGATGCGGTGAAGGCCACCCTGAACATGCAGGCGGACGAGCCGGAGTTGGATGCCGTCTGA